A part of Miscanthus floridulus cultivar M001 chromosome 6, ASM1932011v1, whole genome shotgun sequence genomic DNA contains:
- the LOC136456199 gene encoding aldehyde dehydrogenase family 2 member C4-like — MASANGSSGGGEGFEVPKVEVRFTKLFIDGKFVDAVSGKTFETRDPRTGEVIATIAEGDKADVDLAVKAAREAFDNGPWPRMTGYERGRILHKFADLIDSHVEELAMLDTVDAGKLFLVGKIRDIPGAAHLLRYYAGAADKIHGETLKMAQRMHGYTLKEPVGVVGHIVPWNYPSTMFFFKVGPALAAGCTVVVKPAEQTPLSALFYAHLAREAGVPDGVLNVVPGFGPTAGAAVASHMDVDKVSFTGSTEVGRVVMKAAAESNLKPVSLELGGKSPVIVFDDADLDMAVNLVNLATYTNKGEICVAGTRIYVQEGIYDAFVEKAAALAKKSVVGDPFNPRVNQGPQVDKDQYEKVLKYIDIGKREGATLVAGGKPCGDKGYYIEPTIFTDVKDNMTIAQDEIFGPVMALMKFKTVEEVIQKANNTRYGLAAGIVTKNIDIANTLSRSIRAGAIWINCYFAFDPDAPFGGYKMSGFGKDMGMDALEKYLQTKTVVTPLYNTPWL, encoded by the exons atgGCGAGCGCGAacgggagcagcggcggcggcgaagggtTCGAGGTGCCCAAGGTGGAGGTCAGGTTCACCAAGCTCTTCATCGACGGCAAGTTCGTCGACGCCGTCTCCG GCAAGACGTTCGAGACCCGGGACCCTCGCACCGGCGAGGTGATCGCCACCATCGCCGAGGGAGACAAGGCCGACGTCGACCTCGCCGTCAAGGCCGCCCGGGAGGCCTTCGATAATGGGCCCTGGCCCAGGATGACGGGCTAC GAGCGTGGGCGGATCCTGCACAAGTTCGCGGACCTGATCGACTCGCACGTGGAGGAGCTGGCGATGCTGGACACGGTGGACGCCGGCAAGCTCTTCCTGGTCGGCAAGATCCGGGACATCCCGGGCGCGGCGCACCTGCTGCGCTACTACGCGGGCGCCGCCGACAAGATCCACGGCGAGACGCTGAAGATGGCGCAGCGGATGCACGGGTACACGCTCAAGGAGCCCGTGGGCGTGGTGGGCCACATCGTGCCCTGGAACTACCCCAGCACCATGTTCTTCTTCAAGGTCGGTCCGGCCCTCGCCGCGGGCTGCACCGTCGTCGTCAAGCCCGCTGAGCAGACGCCGCTGTCCGCGCTCTTCTACGCGCACCTCGCCAGGGAGGCCGGCGTCCCCGACGGCGTGCTCAACGTCGTGCCGGGGTTCGGCCCCACGGCGGGAGCCGCCGTGGCATCGCACATGGACGTCGACAAGGTCAGCTTCACGGGTTCCACGGAGGTCGGACGGGTCGTCATGAAAGCGGCGGCCGAGAGCAACCTCAAGCCCGTGTCGCTCGAGCTGGGTGGAAAGTCTCCGGTCATCGTCTTCGACGACGCGGATCTCGACATGGCCGTCAACCTCGTCAACTTGGCCACATACACTAACAAG GGCGAGATCTGCGTCGCCGGCACACGCATCTACGTGCAGGAAGGGATCTACGACGCGTTCGTGGAGAAGGCCGCCGCGCTCGCCAAGAAGTCGGTGGTCGGAGACCCGTTCAACCCGCGTGTCAATCAAGGCCCTCAG GTTGACAAGGACCAGTACGAGAAGGTTCTCAAGTACATTGATATCGGAAAGCGCGAAGGCGCCACACTGGTCGCCGGAGGGAAGCCCTGCGGCGACAAGGGCTACTACATCGAGCCCACCATTTTCACGGACGTCAAG GACAACATGACGATCGCGCAAGACGAAATCTTTGGGCCGGTGATGGCGCTCATGAAATTCAA GACCGTTGAGGAGGTGATTCAGAAAGCGAACAACACCCGGTACGGCCTGGCGGCTGGCATCGTGACCAAGAACATCGACATCGCCAACACCCTATCGCGGTCCATCCGCGCAGGTGCCATCTGGATCAACTGCTACTTCGCGTTCGATCCCGACGCGCCATTCGGGGGGTACAAGATGAGCGGATTCGGCAAGGACATGGGCATGGACGCCCTCGAGAAGTACTTGCAGACCAAGACCGTGGTCACTCCTCTATACAACACGCCCTGGCTCTGA